The following coding sequences are from one Litorilinea aerophila window:
- a CDS encoding mandelate racemase/muconate lactonizing enzyme family protein yields MKIENLVAYPLRCRLERPFSYSQKWVTHRTTVLVKVMTDEGITGWGEVFCHDAWAAVTGMIEQTYKPLLIGRNPLDIEIIWEHLYNWTKDYGQKGITTAALSGVDIALWDIYGKATGLPIYQLLGGAFRQQIQAYATGMYITECADPAIALAEEACRYVEQGFRAMKMKVGFGIQADTRYIQSVRSAIGEDVELMVDANHAYDVASAIRLGRILETYDIAWFEEPVSPEDVAGYCRVRQALDIPIAGGEAEFTRYGFRDLIVQGAVDIVQPDLCLTGGISEGRKIATLASAWHVRCLPHVWGTAVGLAAALHFLAALPNIPPSLNPQPLMVELDQTEHPLRQLTYLPGYVKDGFIQVPDQPGLGVEVDETHLARYCPS; encoded by the coding sequence TTGAAGATTGAAAATCTTGTCGCCTATCCGCTTCGATGCAGGCTGGAACGCCCCTTCAGCTATTCGCAAAAATGGGTCACACATCGCACCACGGTCCTGGTCAAGGTAATGACCGATGAGGGCATCACCGGCTGGGGTGAAGTCTTCTGCCACGACGCCTGGGCGGCTGTCACCGGTATGATTGAGCAGACATACAAGCCCCTGCTCATCGGACGGAATCCCCTGGATATTGAAATTATCTGGGAACATTTGTATAACTGGACCAAAGACTACGGTCAAAAGGGGATCACGACAGCTGCCCTCAGCGGCGTCGATATCGCGCTGTGGGACATCTACGGCAAAGCGACCGGCCTGCCGATCTACCAATTGCTGGGGGGCGCCTTTCGCCAGCAGATCCAGGCTTACGCTACCGGGATGTACATCACCGAATGTGCTGATCCGGCCATCGCTCTGGCAGAGGAGGCTTGCCGCTACGTGGAGCAAGGGTTCCGCGCCATGAAGATGAAAGTTGGCTTTGGCATTCAAGCCGACACACGCTATATCCAGAGTGTGCGGAGCGCCATCGGCGAGGATGTCGAGTTAATGGTAGATGCCAACCATGCCTATGACGTGGCTTCAGCTATCCGACTGGGCCGGATCTTAGAAACATACGATATCGCCTGGTTCGAAGAACCTGTATCTCCAGAGGACGTCGCCGGCTATTGTCGGGTTCGGCAGGCTTTGGACATCCCCATAGCTGGGGGCGAGGCAGAGTTTACCCGCTACGGCTTTCGAGACTTAATTGTCCAAGGGGCTGTTGATATCGTTCAACCTGATCTCTGTTTGACGGGGGGCATTTCAGAGGGGCGAAAAATAGCCACGCTGGCCAGCGCATGGCATGTGCGTTGTCTGCCCCATGTCTGGGGGACAGCCGTTGGCCTGGCTGCTGCTCTACACTTCCTGGCTGCGTTGCCCAATATCCCGCCATCCCTGAACCCTCAGCCCCTTATGGTGGAACTGGATCAGACGGAACACCCCTTGCGGCAGTTGACCTACCTGCCGGGCTACGTCAAAGATGGCTTCATTCAAGTGCCCGACCAACCCGGCCTGGGCGTTGAGGTGGATGAAACGCATCTGGCGCGTTACTGCCCTTCATGA
- a CDS encoding carbohydrate ABC transporter permease, which yields MNRRLVTSLIYFLLVLGAVVVLTPLAWMISTSLKEEGQVFLFPPRLIPDPVVWRNYPEALTVLPFKIYFQNSAIVSLSAIVGAVLSSSLVAFSFARLRWQGRDWMFLLVLATMMLPGQVTIIPQFLIFRSLGWLDTLLPLIVPYWGAGAFFVFLLRQFFMTIPGELDDAALIDGCSHLGIYWRIILPLSKPALAAVAIFTFQWSWNDFFHALVFLSSRENWTVALGLAAYRNTFGTTWNLLMAASVASILPLVLVFFFAQRYFIQGVVFTGLKG from the coding sequence TTGAACCGACGGCTTGTGACAAGTCTGATCTACTTTCTGTTGGTGTTGGGCGCCGTTGTGGTGCTGACGCCGTTGGCCTGGATGATTTCTACATCGCTCAAGGAAGAGGGACAGGTTTTTCTGTTCCCACCTCGATTGATCCCGGATCCGGTGGTCTGGCGTAACTATCCGGAGGCGCTGACTGTTTTGCCCTTCAAAATTTATTTTCAAAACAGCGCCATTGTGAGCCTGTCCGCCATTGTGGGGGCGGTGTTGTCCTCATCGTTGGTGGCCTTTTCCTTCGCACGCCTTCGTTGGCAGGGGCGAGATTGGATGTTTTTGTTGGTGTTGGCCACCATGATGTTGCCCGGTCAGGTGACCATCATTCCCCAATTCTTGATTTTCCGTTCGCTGGGCTGGCTGGATACTCTGTTACCTCTGATCGTCCCTTACTGGGGGGCGGGTGCTTTCTTCGTCTTCTTGCTGCGCCAGTTTTTCATGACGATTCCCGGCGAATTGGACGATGCTGCCCTGATCGATGGCTGCTCCCACCTGGGCATTTACTGGCGGATTATTCTGCCACTTTCCAAACCGGCGCTGGCGGCTGTGGCCATCTTCACGTTCCAGTGGAGCTGGAATGACTTTTTCCACGCCCTTGTTTTCCTCAGCAGCCGGGAAAACTGGACGGTGGCCCTGGGGCTGGCTGCCTACCGCAATACCTTTGGCACCACCTGGAATCTCCTCATGGCAGCCTCGGTGGCCAGCATCTTGCCTCTGGTCCTGGTCTTCTTCTTTGCGCAACGCTATTTTATCCAGGGAGTTGTCTTTACAGGATTGAAGGGGTGA
- a CDS encoding sulfatase-like hydrolase/transferase, which produces MNQHNVLFILTDQWRHNALGFCGDPLAHTPNLDRLAAGASFFRHAFTSVPLCSPARGCLLTGRWPHQSGMEDNVGVGASQQAGLSAEVRTWLEAARDHGYRVGYFGKWHLGHPGPSERGAQYIAEPADLQGAEGGKEAARATESGELRSPFREQWLADVARRRPDSFPPFYETLPGTMEETQTGQVSAAAVRFLQEAASDSRPWFLTVSFRGPHFPHAVPEPYASLIDSAKVPLPENLYDDFRQKPWFQNRIWWPCHDTAHLDEEAWRKTSAAYYGMIAMLDEAIGRVLNAVAAADGGRPTTILFASDHGEMLGAHGRFDKGPYFYDEVMRIPLLIRPGEVGLPAREGSGQQPRWRDEYVSILDLGATLFSLAGETPQIPGRDLMPLVHGEWTGPWPQEAFGWYNYYNGHSFVMRSIRTPAYKYVFAPQAVDELYDLQADPGELVNLASDPAHASKVTELRQRLFAWMMQEGDPLLEQWQELPPAGTLVDRLRAGSLI; this is translated from the coding sequence GTGAATCAGCACAATGTCTTGTTTATCCTGACGGATCAGTGGCGTCATAATGCCCTGGGTTTTTGTGGCGATCCCCTGGCCCATACACCCAATCTGGACCGTTTGGCTGCGGGCGCCTCTTTTTTCCGCCATGCCTTCACGTCAGTCCCCCTTTGCTCGCCCGCCCGGGGGTGCCTCTTAACCGGACGTTGGCCCCACCAGAGTGGTATGGAGGACAATGTTGGCGTAGGGGCTTCCCAGCAGGCCGGACTATCCGCCGAGGTCCGGACTTGGCTGGAAGCAGCCCGTGATCATGGCTACCGGGTGGGTTACTTCGGTAAATGGCATTTGGGTCATCCCGGCCCCAGCGAGCGCGGTGCCCAGTATATTGCCGAACCAGCCGATCTGCAGGGCGCGGAGGGCGGCAAGGAGGCCGCTCGCGCCACAGAATCTGGGGAGCTACGGTCGCCCTTTCGAGAACAGTGGCTGGCCGACGTGGCCCGCAGACGTCCAGATTCCTTCCCCCCATTTTATGAAACATTGCCGGGCACCATGGAGGAGACCCAAACAGGTCAGGTATCTGCGGCGGCGGTCCGCTTCCTGCAGGAAGCCGCTTCGGATTCGCGGCCCTGGTTCCTCACGGTTTCTTTTCGGGGGCCCCACTTTCCCCACGCCGTGCCCGAGCCATACGCCAGCTTGATCGATTCCGCGAAGGTGCCTCTGCCCGAGAATTTGTACGATGACTTCCGTCAGAAGCCCTGGTTCCAAAATCGAATTTGGTGGCCGTGTCACGACACCGCTCACCTGGACGAGGAAGCATGGCGCAAGACGTCCGCTGCATACTATGGCATGATTGCCATGTTAGATGAAGCCATCGGGCGTGTTTTGAATGCTGTGGCCGCGGCAGATGGGGGGCGCCCCACCACCATCCTCTTTGCCTCCGATCATGGGGAAATGTTGGGTGCCCATGGCCGTTTTGACAAGGGTCCCTACTTTTACGACGAGGTGATGCGTATCCCCCTTTTGATCCGGCCCGGCGAGGTGGGGCTACCGGCCCGGGAGGGCTCTGGGCAGCAGCCTCGTTGGCGAGATGAATATGTCAGCATCCTGGATCTGGGCGCTACCCTCTTTAGCCTGGCAGGTGAAACTCCGCAGATCCCCGGCCGAGATCTCATGCCCCTGGTGCATGGCGAATGGACAGGGCCCTGGCCCCAGGAGGCCTTTGGTTGGTACAACTACTATAACGGCCACTCCTTCGTGATGCGCTCCATCCGGACACCGGCATACAAATATGTCTTCGCTCCCCAGGCCGTGGATGAATTGTATGATCTGCAGGCTGATCCCGGCGAGTTGGTCAACCTGGCATCCGACCCTGCCCACGCGAGCAAGGTGACGGAACTGCGGCAACGACTCTTTGCCTGGATGATGCAGGAAGGCGATCCGCTGCTTGAGCAGTGGCAAGAGTTGCCGCCGGCGGGCACCCTGGTAGACCGCCTTCGTGCCGGTTCGCTGATTTGA
- a CDS encoding sulfatase family protein, whose translation MNPRPNILLIMTDQQRHDAVGYVNPEVQTPHLNQLAQESVLFTNAYTTNPSCIPARAAIFTGKYPSQCGVPTYMTYLPKHEVTFMKRLQEAGYYTAVIGKQHFWKSEIDKGYDYLEIIDEHFPPRRIHKEVDPSRFGLPSNSTVLDSASSYICFLADSGFTEGSQLFEKVPSTKEVYRWKADERYHVDAFVGDRGVAWIRNQRPVGKPWFLTLSFPGPHTPFDGIGLPDEALYEQVEISLPSTAPEDIFQKPPHFRHLLKRYCELDETAQAIRSRMSDAEIRLMRKSYYANVSLIDRKIGAVIEALKECGDYENTLILFLSDHGDFLGDFGMAQKMQCLSEVLMRIPFLIKPPIQGFRGYQENSFVSSVEVAATCLATAGCEVPPDISRRSLTQFFNQTEAPVRWDEIYMEARDIRGIRVGQYKLAYYAEREYGELYDLASDPEERVNLWFDGQFQEIKHRLMTRLLDKLIQLGHNMHVIWHPDTPPI comes from the coding sequence ATGAATCCGCGGCCGAATATCCTCCTGATCATGACCGACCAGCAGCGACATGACGCTGTGGGTTATGTCAATCCGGAGGTGCAGACCCCCCATCTGAACCAACTGGCGCAGGAGTCTGTGCTCTTTACGAATGCCTACACCACCAACCCTTCCTGTATTCCTGCCCGGGCGGCCATTTTTACGGGTAAATATCCATCCCAGTGTGGCGTGCCCACTTATATGACCTATTTGCCCAAACATGAAGTCACTTTCATGAAAAGGCTCCAGGAAGCGGGCTATTACACGGCTGTAATCGGCAAACAACATTTCTGGAAGTCAGAAATTGACAAGGGATATGACTATCTGGAGATCATTGACGAACATTTCCCGCCCAGGCGTATTCACAAGGAAGTAGACCCCAGTCGGTTTGGCCTGCCTTCCAATTCCACCGTGTTGGACTCAGCTTCCAGCTATATATGCTTTCTGGCTGACAGCGGTTTTACGGAGGGGAGCCAGTTATTTGAAAAAGTACCTTCGACCAAAGAAGTGTACCGCTGGAAAGCCGACGAGCGATACCACGTGGATGCCTTCGTGGGCGACCGGGGAGTAGCGTGGATTCGCAACCAAAGGCCTGTCGGCAAACCGTGGTTCCTCACCCTCTCTTTCCCGGGTCCTCATACGCCGTTTGACGGCATTGGCTTGCCAGACGAGGCTCTCTACGAGCAGGTCGAAATCTCATTGCCTTCAACCGCGCCGGAGGATATCTTTCAGAAGCCACCACATTTTCGACACTTGTTAAAGCGGTATTGCGAGCTTGATGAAACTGCGCAGGCTATCCGCTCGCGCATGAGCGATGCGGAAATCCGGCTGATGCGCAAGTCATATTATGCCAACGTCTCACTCATCGATCGGAAAATAGGGGCTGTCATCGAAGCTTTGAAAGAATGTGGGGACTATGAGAATACCTTGATCCTGTTCCTGTCCGACCATGGAGATTTCCTGGGCGACTTTGGAATGGCCCAGAAGATGCAGTGCCTGTCAGAAGTTTTAATGCGTATTCCTTTCCTCATCAAGCCGCCGATACAAGGGTTTCGAGGGTATCAGGAGAATTCGTTTGTCAGCTCCGTCGAGGTTGCCGCCACCTGTCTGGCCACAGCCGGCTGTGAAGTTCCGCCCGACATCTCTCGACGTAGTTTGACTCAATTTTTCAATCAGACCGAAGCGCCAGTTCGGTGGGACGAAATTTATATGGAAGCCCGGGACATTCGAGGGATTCGCGTCGGACAGTACAAACTGGCCTATTACGCGGAACGGGAATATGGCGAACTCTACGATTTGGCCAGCGATCCAGAGGAAAGGGTGAACCTCTGGTTTGATGGACAATTTCAGGAGATCAAACACCGTTTGATGACCCGGTTGCTGGATAAGCTCATCCAGCTGGGACACAACATGCATGTGATCTGGCATCCAGATACTCCGCCCATTTAG